aaaaaaaaactatgagaCTTGGACCAATGCCAAAGCAAACAATACCTTAGATGCAATGATCTTGACAATGTAGCTGACTTGAGATTGGAACATTGACACTAGAAGAAAGGTCTAAACCAAATATGAGGGTTGTCATGACTTATAGCCCCTAAGTCTCAACAAAGGGCTACTGTTCTGAAACACCAAAGTAGTCTCATATTGCTTAGGGATCGAGGCTAAGGACAATTTATAAGCATCTTTCTCCTTTAATCCACTGATGAACCTTTTAAGGATCAAAACATGAGGCTCAAATCAACATCAAAGAGAATAATTCCTTAGATGCAATGACCCTAATGATGTAGTGAACAATACACCAGATGAGGTTACCCTAATGATGTTTGAggtcaaaacaaaattaaatctcTTTAAAGGTGCGCTTGGTAGAGAGGAAGGAAATAAAAAGAGATGaatcaaatggataaaagaattAGGTAAGGAATAGGGtgaaaataaagattatttGCTTCAAGAGACATGAAAGAGAAATAgagtgaaaatatatttattaatgtttttttaaatttctttttatctataCGGGTTTGAAATGTTTCATCCCTCTTTTTTGTGTCTCAATGCTAACGAACAAAAATGACAATGCTAACGCCCTTGTTGTGCATCATTGTCCCCCATGTATAGATACTCCATTGGCGTCTAGTAGTATGTTGCAAACTGTGGCGGTGAAGGATGGTAGCTTGCGTGGTGTCTAGGGTGCACTTTGtcgataaagaaaaaaaagaatgtgcatgcatgagcgaacaataacaataacatgAGTGTGTTCGTGTGTCTTTTGTCACGATTCATTTATCCTCTTATCTTCACATATTCAAGGAGAAATCATGCATAACAGAATCacgtttataaaaaaaaaatcaatttatttcccACTTTTCCAATCAAGTAGAAAATATTAGTTTTCACTCATTTATCTCTTCTTCCATTTCTTTTTCAACCTATTTCACTTTCATCAaagcaagattttttttatttgtaaaaataaaaattaaattcaaatatgaaaaaaattataaaaactctaTCAATTAAACTAAACTCTGTTTAATAAAAGCTtagttaaaataaacattttttatataatttaaaacacgaattcattaaaattaagtttacaTCTAGATAAATTTGTGAGGTGGAACACATCATTAATGATTGAAcatcctaataaaaaaatagaaaggaaaatTATAGTACTATAACTGTGAAATAGGTGTTTCTGTTTTTATCGTTTCTCtcaaaatatatagaaaaggAGAGGTCCTATACTCCTATCCAAATTCCAAAGTTCACTTCCTCTCctctcttcttctcccttctctctctttctccattGCCTAACACAGTAACACTCTAGTACTGTTACTTtactcactctctctctctcgccacaaaaaatgtcaacaaaaacaacaacaacataagCATAGCGGTACAAGACAACCTTAGTTTGCAACAAAAATGGTGGTCGGAGAGCAGACCAATGGGTGGCCACCAATCGGTGCTCCTCTGAACGTCCACAGAGACGAGCATTGGACCAACTTTGACAGCTCCGTCAACGCCGTCTCCTTCGGCTTCGTCGCCACCGCCATTCTCATCTCCATGTTCCTTGTCATGGCCATCTTTGAGCGCTACCTCCGCCCCACCTCGCCGCCACTCTCCCCCTCCGCCACCACCCGCCGACGCAGCCCCTCCGACGTCGAGGCCCAGATCGGCTTTTCCGGCAAACTCGCTCACGCTTCCCCTAAAGTAAgtaaataatgataatatcattaaaaaaaagtgattttccCTCGTTCCAAGGTTAAAGCCTCTACCTTTTCGTGccaaaagttgttttttttccttgctGTGGCGTGTTTGGAgcgttttatcatttttattttgatttaatttaatttaattgctcTCGGAATGCTGGATCTTGGGCGTTTCTGTAAATTACTAGtctttttgttatgttttttaataaacttcTTCTGgggtgtttttatttaatttcatagtgtttttgtgtttgtgctTATCATCCCAATCACCACCATCTTCTATATTTACTTGATCATTCTCAGAATTTGAATTTGGATATTCAATGTTGGAATTCCCAACAATTTTGACCTTCCATTAGAGGTTTTCACAGTgactcttctcttctctcttttttcaatTGTCAAACGTTTATGCATTTTCTTTGGTATAGATATGTACTAATAGTTTGCTACTTTGCTGTGGTGGTTAATCTTAAATTCTTAATCCGTAACTTCCCTTCTGTAAAAAATCTGAATTTAGCACAGACAaacccaactttttttttcttaatggaaAGTGAATTTAATAGCTTTAAGCTAACCccaccattttttattttgatttcatgCTGCATTTGCACGTTGTGTCAATTATCTTGGTTATGATTTGTGATTGAACTGTATTGTCTTGTAAGTTTTATGAGGAGATGGTCCTCCATGGAAGCTTTCTACTCAACACTTGGTCCCTTGCCACGAGTccttgtaaataaatctttgtGATTAAAGTTGAGACTTGAGACCCACACATTATCCTTGTTGTTCATCCGCTCCGGCACCTTCAAAATCTTTGATGAAACCGTGTGTGGCTTGTGTTTGTGGTCTCAGACAGTTGGTCAAAGTTTAAATGCTAGTCTTGTATGCTACAATAGAGAAATTAAGTAACCACATGGtatattgtattttattctACATATATATCTTCTTGGCTTATACCaactttaataatattttagttcttttaatGTAGTGTAGTGTAGCATCCTATGATGAACCAGTACCATGTAACAATTGTGTTGTCTGCCTTGTGCCATTCCTTCGGTGGAACATGCCTGGCCCACCTACTTATCCAATCTCAGTTGGCTAGTAGGGCACAACTTTTTGATTAGGACACTGTCTCTACATTAATGGATTTGTTTCTTTCACCTTTTATCaaaactatttaatttaatgattctCTAGTATTTGGCCAATGAGGTTTTGGAGAGAAAAGCTCCCTCatcaacaaattcaaatttttttattttgaaaggaaCTAATCCAGAATTTAATACTAGCTTActtttttggcattttcatcaACTTAGGTGGATCTCAGTGTAATGTGTTAATGGAATATAGAT
The nucleotide sequence above comes from Glycine soja cultivar W05 chromosome 11, ASM419377v2, whole genome shotgun sequence. Encoded proteins:
- the LOC114373484 gene encoding uncharacterized protein LOC114373484 — translated: MVVGEQTNGWPPIGAPLNVHRDEHWTNFDSSVNAVSFGFVATAILISMFLVMAIFERYLRPTSPPLSPSATTRRRSPSDVEAQIGFSGKLAHASPKMSVYASGVSVLMPGDEIPTFIAHPAPCYPERISWPSHQHNNTLPCSSSNTLPTTTINQV